In one window of Henckelia pumila isolate YLH828 chromosome 1, ASM3356847v2, whole genome shotgun sequence DNA:
- the LOC140872651 gene encoding uncharacterized protein yields MESGSGPCNLSFLGCCKFKKKLFVISIFSGCSLTDVFSSLSKKCAEISPESTMLQYVAPLHKMLVFLNDDDDVLNMIHLHMCVKLTTIELRAEKRNEQFNNLNDGRVYEEDTQSKSDNEVEQPHCANTIDAWINCIHGVGQTFKGAGEFRNYLKNFSVATRRSFMYVKNDSEKVIVICSEKSCGWRIYASKHKRDNLFAIRKCKLQHNCGENNLRSRGHPRADAYWIANVVKEKLRGEPSYRPCTMQMDLQRDFGLELEYRKVWKGKELAMHDIPGTDEGCYDRLRWYCDAVKILILAIDILNGTHIKNNYKGCILVAVSKDANDDLFTISYAIVDAENDANWDWFCYHLSRVLLYYQCIPFDEFKFFLERHPSIIKAVNQVFVGSHHAYCLRHLVDNFVKQVLRSYPRHNKKYWSSVFKKVAYAPSFQEYEQHINNILESMPLSRGFIVNFDPQSWANALFVGNRWGVINNNIVECWNNWVRPARHLPIVAMVDHIRVQIMKMMHRRRESTLFMTKELSPRK; encoded by the exons ATGGAATCTGGaagtggtccttgcaatctttcatttttgggttgcTGTAAATTCAAGAAGAAGCTGTTTGTCATATCaattttcagtggttgtagcTTGACGGATGTTTTTTCTAGTCTGAGcaaaaaatgtgcagaaatatctCCGGAATCCACTATGCTTCAATACGTAGCTCCACTGCATAAGATGCTTGTGTTTttgaatgatgatgatgatgtcctTAATATGATTCATCTTCATATGTGTGTAAAGCTTACGACGATTGAATTGAGGGCAGAGAAAAGAAATGAACAGTTCAACAACTTGAATGATGGGAG GGTTTATGAGGAAGACACGCAGTCGAAGAGTGACAACGAGGTTGAACAGCCCCATTGCGCCAATACTATAGATGCCTGGATTAATTGTATTCATGGTGTAGGACAAACATTCAAGGGTGCTGGTGAATTTAggaattatttgaaaaactttTCTGTTGCCACAAGACGTTCATTTATGTATGTAAAAAATGACAGCGAGAAGGTAATTGTGATTTGTAGTGAAAAGAGCTGCGGTTGGAGAATTTATGCTTCGAAACATAAAAGAGACAATCTATTTGCCATCAGAAAATGTAAACTTCAACATAATTGTGGTGAGAATAATCTACGTAGCAGAGGGCATCCTAGAGCCGATGCCTATTGGATAGCGAATgttgtgaaagaaaaattgaGAGGGGAGCCCTCTTATCGTCCGTGTACAATGCAGATGGACTTGCAAAGAGATTTCGGGTTAGAGTTAGAATACCGCAAAGTGTGGAAGGGTAAAGAGTTGGCGATGCATGATATTCCTGGCACAGATGAAGGATGCTATGATAGATTAAGATGGTATTGTGATGCTGTTAAAATACTAATCCTG GCCATTGATATTTTGAATGGTACTCATATAAAGAATAATTATAAAGGATGCATCTTAGTTGCTGTGTCGAAAGATGCGAACGATGATCTTTTCACAATTTCTTATGCCATAGTAGATGCGGAGAATGATGCGAACTGGGATTGGTTTTGTTATCATTTGAGTCGTGTGCTCCTTTACTATCAATGCATTCCATTCGACGAGTTCAAATTTTTCTTGGAAAGACATCCCAGTATCATCAAGGCAGTGAATCAAGTATTTGTTGGGAGTCACCATGCTTATTGTTTGAGACATTTAGTGGACAATTTCGTTAAGCAG GTGTTGAGAAGTTATCCCAGacataacaaaaaatattgGTCTTCGGTATTCAAGAAAGTTGCGTATGCTCCGTCTTTTCAAGAGTACGAgcaacatataaacaatatattagagTCAATGCCACTTTCCAGAggatttattgtaaattttgatCCACAGAGTTGGGCCAATGCATTGTTTGTTGGCAATAGATGGGGTGTTATAAATAACAATATAGTCGAGTGTTGGAATAATTGGGTTAGACCAGCTCGTCATCTGCCTATTGTTGCTATGGTTGATCACATACGTGTGCAGATAATGAAAATGATGCACCGAAGACGTGAATCAACTCTGTTCATGACcaaggaattaagtccaagaaaATAA